The following proteins are encoded in a genomic region of Enterocloster clostridioformis:
- the rnpA gene encoding ribonuclease P protein component: MKRFPSVKKNSEFQVIYRNGTSYANRLLVMYVMKTGEDENRIGISVSKKVGNSVVRHHITRLLREIFRLNNYRIKTGLNIILVARGAARQSDYKHLEGAYLHLCGLHHILKESK, translated from the coding sequence ATGAAACGATTTCCTTCCGTTAAGAAGAACAGTGAGTTCCAGGTGATATACAGGAATGGAACTTCCTATGCGAACAGACTGCTGGTGATGTATGTGATGAAAACCGGGGAAGATGAAAACCGCATTGGCATATCTGTGAGCAAAAAAGTGGGCAACAGCGTTGTCCGCCATCATATAACAAGGCTTTTAAGAGAGATTTTCCGTTTAAACAATTACAGAATAAAGACTGGGTTAAACATCATCCTGGTAGCGAGAGGCGCTGCCAGACAATCGGATTACAAACATTTGGAGGGTGCTTACCTGCACCTGTGCGGACTGCATCACATTTTAAAAGAATCGAAGTGA
- the rpmH gene encoding 50S ribosomal protein L34, which produces MKMTFQPKKRQRAKVHGFRARMKTTGGRKVIAARRSKGRARLSA; this is translated from the coding sequence ATGAAGATGACATTTCAGCCCAAGAAGAGACAGAGAGCGAAAGTTCATGGCTTTAGAGCAAGAATGAAGACTACAGGCGGTAGAAAAGTTATTGCTGCCAGAAGATCTAAAGGTAGAGCAAGATTATCTGCTTAA
- a CDS encoding ECF transporter S component yields the protein MNTLSKTRDLVLAAVIAAIIVIMAFVPFLGYIPLGFMNATTVHIPVIIGAIILGPKYGAFLGLTFGLTSLWKNTFMPNPTSFVFSPFVTMGQFHGNPGSLVICLVPRILIGVVAYYVYRLFMRMLKNRRNKQGTALFAAGVAGSLTNTLLVMNLIYLLFGDQYASAASWTAKWVYGVILGIIGMQGVPEALVAGIIVTAVAGILLKVIPDSRG from the coding sequence ATGAATACTTTATCCAAAACCCGCGACCTGGTATTGGCAGCAGTCATTGCAGCCATTATCGTAATCATGGCCTTTGTGCCATTCTTAGGGTACATTCCGCTTGGATTCATGAATGCGACCACCGTTCATATCCCTGTGATTATCGGAGCCATTATTCTGGGACCGAAATATGGGGCATTCCTGGGGTTGACATTCGGCCTGACCAGTTTGTGGAAGAATACCTTCATGCCAAATCCCACGTCTTTTGTGTTTTCACCCTTTGTTACCATGGGACAGTTTCACGGAAATCCGGGAAGCCTGGTTATCTGCCTGGTTCCGCGAATACTGATTGGGGTTGTGGCCTATTATGTGTACCGTCTGTTTATGAGGATGCTTAAGAACAGGAGAAATAAGCAGGGGACCGCATTGTTTGCGGCAGGCGTAGCCGGATCCCTGACTAACACACTTCTGGTTATGAACTTGATTTATCTTTTGTTTGGGGATCAGTATGCGTCTGCTGCCAGCTGGACAGCCAAATGGGTATATGGAGTAATATTGGGAATCATCGGTATGCAGGGAGTGCCGGAAGCCCTGGTGGCAGGAATTATCGTGACGGCTGTGGCCGGAATCCTGCTGAAGGTAATACCAGACAGCAGAGGATAG
- the dnaA gene encoding chromosomal replication initiator protein DnaA, translating to MIEKIKENWDKILLTLKEEHEISNISYSTWLEPLKPHSFKDNTVTIIVPEQTFLQYVNKKYGFLLKVTISEFLEKECEVDFKVKEQIAETEEPSAPQLIKNNKVSVSPDVIQSANLNPKYTFDTFVVGGNNNLAHAAALAVAESPGEIYNPLFIYGGVGLGKTHLMHAIAHFILKNNAKSKILYVTSETFTNELIDAIRNKNNITTTEFREKYRNNDVLLIDDIQFIIGKESTQEEFFHTFNTLYESKKQIIISSDKPPKEIETLEERLRSRFEWGLTVDIQSPDYETRMAILRKKEEMEGYNIDNEVIKYIATNIKSNIRELEGALTKIVALSRLNKCDITLELAEEALKDIISPNAQREVTPDLIIQVVSDHFGLTPLDISSQKRNKEIVYPRQIVMYLCRDMTATPLQTIGRYLGGRDHTTIIHGAEKITGDMAKDDTLRNTIEILKKKINPQ from the coding sequence ATGATCGAAAAAATCAAAGAAAACTGGGACAAAATCTTACTTACTTTAAAAGAAGAACACGAAATATCCAATATCTCCTACAGTACCTGGCTGGAACCCTTAAAGCCGCACTCTTTTAAAGACAACACAGTAACCATCATTGTTCCCGAACAGACCTTTTTACAATATGTAAATAAAAAATACGGATTTTTATTAAAGGTAACCATCTCGGAATTCCTTGAAAAGGAATGCGAGGTGGATTTCAAAGTTAAGGAGCAAATCGCGGAGACGGAGGAACCGTCTGCGCCCCAGCTGATTAAGAATAACAAGGTTTCTGTCAGCCCCGATGTCATACAGAGTGCCAACTTAAATCCCAAGTATACCTTTGATACCTTTGTTGTAGGCGGAAATAACAACCTGGCCCATGCTGCTGCCCTGGCCGTGGCTGAATCCCCGGGTGAGATATACAACCCTCTCTTTATATATGGAGGCGTGGGACTTGGCAAAACCCATCTGATGCATGCCATCGCCCACTTCATATTAAAGAACAACGCGAAATCCAAGATACTGTACGTCACCTCAGAAACCTTTACCAACGAGCTGATTGACGCCATCCGTAATAAAAACAACATAACCACCACGGAATTCAGGGAAAAATACAGGAACAACGATGTCCTTCTCATCGACGATATCCAGTTCATCATAGGTAAGGAAAGCACCCAGGAGGAGTTCTTCCATACCTTTAACACATTATATGAATCAAAGAAGCAGATTATAATATCCTCAGATAAACCGCCAAAAGAAATTGAGACACTGGAGGAACGTCTCCGATCCCGTTTTGAATGGGGCCTGACCGTGGACATCCAGTCCCCTGATTATGAGACAAGAATGGCGATTCTGCGCAAAAAGGAGGAGATGGAAGGATATAATATAGATAACGAGGTAATTAAATACATCGCTACCAATATCAAATCCAATATCCGTGAGCTGGAGGGAGCCCTGACAAAAATCGTCGCGTTATCAAGGCTTAACAAATGCGACATCACACTGGAACTGGCCGAGGAAGCCTTAAAGGACATCATTTCCCCCAATGCCCAGAGGGAAGTGACACCGGACCTGATTATTCAGGTGGTTTCCGATCATTTTGGCCTTACCCCCCTGGATATCTCATCCCAGAAACGTAATAAGGAAATCGTATACCCAAGGCAGATCGTCATGTACCTGTGCAGGGATATGACGGCCACTCCTCTCCAGACTATCGGACGGTACCTGGGAGGAAGGGACCATACCACCATTATACATGGCGCCGAGAAGATAACCGGTGACATGGCAAAGGACGACACATTGAGAAATACCATAGAGATACTGAAAAAGAAGATCAATCCACAATAG
- the dnaN gene encoding DNA polymerase III subunit beta, with product MKLRFQKDAIVNGINIVMKAVPSKTTMTILECILIDASTSEIKLTGNDMELGIETRVEGDILEHGKIALDAKLFSEITRRLSSENASVTIESDDKFNTTIRCENSVFNIQGRDGEEFAYLPYIEKDKYICLSQFTLKEVIQQTIFSIAPNDSNKMMAGELFEVNENQLKVVSLDGHRISIRKVRLKDHYEDTKVIVPGKTLSEVSKILGGDNEKEVLIYFSTNHILFEFDNTMVVSRLIEGEYFRISQMLSSDYETRVSVNKKEFLDCIERATILIRENDKKPLIINIGDNSMELKLNSSFGSMNAELMIHKTGKDIMIGFNPKFLIDALRVIDGEDINIYMMNPKSPCFIKDEEESYIYLILPVNFNAATV from the coding sequence ATGAAGTTAAGATTTCAAAAAGACGCCATTGTTAATGGAATTAATATTGTAATGAAAGCTGTACCTTCCAAGACCACCATGACCATTCTTGAATGCATACTCATTGACGCCAGCACCAGCGAAATCAAGCTTACAGGCAATGATATGGAATTAGGAATCGAGACAAGGGTTGAGGGAGACATACTGGAACACGGCAAGATCGCGTTAGATGCAAAGCTGTTCTCTGAAATTACCAGAAGGCTTTCCAGCGAAAATGCGTCCGTTACCATTGAATCAGACGATAAGTTCAACACAACCATACGCTGTGAAAACTCCGTGTTCAATATCCAGGGACGTGACGGGGAAGAGTTTGCATACCTTCCCTATATAGAAAAGGATAAATATATCTGCCTGTCCCAGTTCACCTTAAAGGAGGTCATCCAGCAGACCATCTTCTCCATCGCCCCTAATGACAGCAATAAGATGATGGCCGGAGAGCTGTTTGAAGTCAATGAAAACCAGCTGAAGGTGGTCTCCTTAGACGGACACAGAATCTCCATCCGCAAGGTGCGCTTAAAAGACCACTATGAGGACACCAAGGTAATCGTACCGGGCAAGACCCTCAGCGAGGTCAGCAAAATATTAGGCGGAGATAATGAAAAAGAAGTGCTGATTTATTTCAGCACCAACCATATTCTCTTTGAATTTGACAATACAATGGTGGTGTCCCGTCTGATTGAAGGTGAATATTTCAGAATCAGCCAGATGCTTTCCAGCGATTATGAGACAAGGGTATCTGTGAACAAGAAGGAATTCCTGGACTGTATTGAACGGGCCACTATCCTGATCCGTGAAAATGACAAGAAGCCTCTTATAATCAATATCGGAGATAACTCCATGGAGCTGAAGCTGAACTCCAGTTTTGGCTCCATGAATGCGGAATTGATGATTCACAAGACAGGTAAGGACATCATGATTGGATTTAATCCCAAGTTCCTCATCGATGCGCTGCGCGTCATTGACGGCGAGGATATCAATATTTATATGATGAATCCCAAGTCCCCATGCTTTATCAAGGACGAGGAGGAAAGTTACATTTATCTGATTCTTCCTGTTAATTTTAATGCTGCCACTGTCTAA
- a CDS encoding RNA-binding S4 domain-containing protein translates to MEIIKLREDYIKLGQALKAAGLAESGVEAKYAAQDGLIQVNGETVYQRGKKLVDGDVVTYKGETIKITK, encoded by the coding sequence ATGGAAATAATTAAGCTTAGGGAAGACTATATCAAGCTGGGTCAGGCGCTGAAAGCGGCTGGCCTGGCAGAATCAGGCGTAGAAGCCAAATATGCTGCCCAGGACGGCCTTATACAGGTAAACGGCGAGACTGTTTATCAGCGTGGGAAAAAACTGGTGGACGGTGATGTGGTCACCTATAAGGGTGAAACCATTAAAATCACGAAGTGA
- the recF gene encoding DNA replication/repair protein RecF (All proteins in this family for which functions are known are DNA-binding proteins that assist the filamentation of RecA onto DNA for the initiation of recombination or recombinational repair.) — protein sequence MIIESIELKNYRNYKELHMEFNQGTNILYGDNAQGKTNILEAVYVCCTSKSHKSAKDRDIIRFNQDESHIKLQIRKNNVPYRIDMHLKKNKPKGIAINGVPIRKASELFGIANVVFFSPEDLNIIKNGPSERRRFIDMELCQLNKLYVHSLVQYNKVLLQRNKLLKELYFRPEYEETLDVWDMQLVNYGREVIKFRRDFIKQLNEIIHAIHLSLTGGREDITISYEPYTQEDQMEDVLKRNRAQDMKQKTTLSGPHRDDISFIVNGIDIRRFGSQGQQRTAALSLKLSELELVKQLSHNDPILLLDDVLSELDSSRQNHLLSAIKHIQTMITCTGLDDFVNNRFQIDKVFKVIDGTVINEN from the coding sequence ATGATTATTGAATCCATAGAACTGAAAAATTACCGCAATTACAAAGAACTACATATGGAGTTTAATCAGGGAACCAATATACTCTATGGGGACAATGCCCAGGGAAAGACCAATATCCTGGAGGCAGTGTATGTGTGCTGCACGTCCAAATCACATAAAAGCGCCAAGGACAGGGATATCATCCGGTTCAATCAGGATGAATCCCATATTAAATTGCAGATAAGGAAGAACAATGTCCCTTACCGCATTGACATGCATCTGAAAAAGAACAAGCCAAAGGGCATTGCCATCAATGGGGTTCCCATACGCAAGGCCAGCGAACTGTTCGGCATAGCCAATGTGGTATTCTTCTCGCCGGAGGACCTGAATATCATAAAGAACGGGCCTTCCGAGAGGAGGCGGTTCATTGATATGGAACTGTGCCAGCTGAATAAACTCTATGTCCATTCCCTTGTACAGTACAATAAGGTCCTCCTTCAGCGCAACAAGCTGTTAAAGGAACTGTATTTCAGGCCGGAGTATGAGGAAACCCTGGATGTATGGGATATGCAGCTGGTGAATTACGGACGTGAAGTGATTAAGTTCCGGAGGGATTTCATTAAGCAGCTCAATGAAATCATACACGCCATTCATCTGAGTCTCACAGGCGGCAGGGAGGATATTACCATTTCCTATGAACCCTACACCCAGGAAGACCAGATGGAGGATGTCCTTAAGAGGAACCGGGCCCAGGACATGAAACAGAAGACCACATTGTCGGGACCTCACAGGGATGACATAAGCTTTATTGTAAATGGTATTGATATACGCAGGTTTGGGTCCCAGGGGCAGCAGCGCACTGCGGCCCTGTCCCTTAAGCTGTCAGAGCTTGAGCTGGTCAAGCAATTGAGCCATAACGACCCAATCCTGCTTTTGGATGATGTGTTATCAGAGCTTGACAGCAGCAGGCAGAACCATCTGCTGTCAGCCATTAAACATATACAGACTATGATTACCTGCACGGGTCTGGATGATTTTGTCAATAACAGGTTCCAGATTGATAAGGTATTCAAGGTAATTGACGGAACTGTCATCAACGAGAATTAA
- the gyrB gene encoding DNA topoisomerase (ATP-hydrolyzing) subunit B, which translates to MGEQYGADQIQILEGLEAVRKRPGMYIGSTSARGLHHLVYEIVDNAVDEALAGYCDSIDVTINEDNSITVVDDGRGIPVDIQKKAGLPAVEVVFTILHAGGKFGNGGYKVSGGLHGVGASVVNALSEWLEVQVYKDGNIYQQRYERGKVTYPLKIVGKCGPEQHGTKVTFLPDKEIFEETVYDYDTLKIRLRETAFLTKNLKIILKDNREEKKEKVFHYEGGIKEFVTYLNKGKTPIYDQVIYCEGTREGVYVEVSMQHNDSYTENIYTFVNNINTPEGGTHLTGFKNALTKTFNDYAREKKLLKDSEDNLSGEDIREGLTAIISVKIEDPQFEGQTKQKLGNSEARAAVDNIVSEQLTYFLEQNPAVAKSMCEKSILAQRARAAARKARDLTRRKSALDGMALPGKLADCSDKNPENCEIYIVEGDSAGGSAKTARSRATQAILPLRGKILNVEKARMDRIYGNAEIKAMITAFGTGIHDDFDISKLRYHKIIIMTDADVDGAHISTLLLTFIYRFMPELIKQGYVYLAQPPLYKVEKNKKVWYAYSDEELNSILMDIGRDNSNKIQRYKGLGEMDAEQLWETTMDPERRILLRVTMDEETTSEVDLTFTTLMGDQVEPRREFIEANAKKVKNLDI; encoded by the coding sequence ATGGGAGAGCAATACGGAGCAGATCAGATTCAGATTTTGGAAGGACTTGAGGCGGTCAGGAAACGGCCTGGCATGTATATAGGCAGCACATCTGCCAGAGGTCTCCATCATCTGGTGTATGAGATTGTAGATAATGCGGTAGATGAAGCCTTGGCGGGATATTGTGATTCCATCGATGTGACCATCAACGAGGACAATTCCATCACAGTGGTGGATGACGGCCGCGGTATTCCGGTGGATATCCAGAAAAAGGCAGGACTTCCTGCCGTGGAAGTTGTATTCACCATCCTCCATGCGGGCGGTAAGTTCGGCAACGGCGGATATAAGGTATCCGGCGGACTTCATGGCGTTGGTGCTTCGGTTGTCAATGCATTGTCTGAATGGCTGGAGGTCCAGGTCTATAAAGATGGAAATATTTACCAGCAACGGTATGAAAGGGGAAAGGTAACATATCCCTTAAAGATAGTGGGCAAATGCGGTCCGGAACAGCATGGCACAAAGGTCACCTTTCTGCCTGACAAGGAAATATTTGAGGAGACAGTCTATGATTACGATACTCTGAAAATCCGGCTCAGGGAGACAGCGTTCCTGACGAAGAACCTGAAGATCATCCTTAAGGATAACAGGGAAGAAAAAAAAGAAAAGGTATTCCATTATGAAGGCGGAATCAAGGAATTCGTCACATACCTGAACAAGGGAAAGACCCCTATCTATGATCAGGTTATTTACTGTGAGGGAACCAGGGAAGGCGTGTATGTGGAAGTGTCCATGCAGCACAATGATTCCTATACCGAGAATATATACACATTTGTAAACAACATTAATACGCCTGAGGGAGGCACTCACCTCACCGGCTTTAAGAATGCTCTGACCAAGACCTTCAACGACTATGCCAGGGAGAAAAAGCTCTTAAAGGACAGCGAGGATAACCTGTCCGGCGAGGACATACGTGAGGGCCTGACAGCCATCATCAGTGTTAAGATCGAGGATCCTCAGTTTGAGGGCCAGACAAAACAGAAGCTGGGCAACAGCGAGGCCCGTGCAGCGGTGGATAATATTGTCAGCGAGCAGCTGACCTATTTCCTTGAGCAGAATCCGGCTGTGGCCAAGTCCATGTGTGAGAAATCCATACTGGCACAGAGGGCCCGTGCGGCTGCCAGAAAGGCCAGGGACTTAACGCGCCGCAAATCAGCCCTGGACGGCATGGCCCTTCCGGGCAAACTGGCTGACTGTTCTGACAAAAATCCGGAAAACTGCGAGATTTACATTGTAGAGGGAGATTCCGCAGGCGGTTCCGCAAAGACAGCACGTTCACGTGCCACTCAGGCCATACTTCCCCTGCGCGGTAAAATTCTCAACGTGGAGAAGGCCAGAATGGATCGTATTTACGGCAATGCGGAAATCAAGGCCATGATAACTGCATTTGGAACAGGTATTCATGACGATTTTGATATATCCAAACTCCGCTACCACAAAATCATCATCATGACGGATGCCGATGTGGACGGAGCTCATATCAGTACCCTTCTTCTGACCTTTATTTACAGGTTTATGCCGGAGTTAATCAAACAGGGATATGTATATCTGGCCCAGCCGCCTCTGTATAAGGTGGAGAAGAATAAAAAGGTATGGTACGCGTACAGTGACGAGGAGCTGAATTCCATCCTCATGGACATTGGACGCGACAACAGCAATAAAATCCAGCGTTACAAAGGTTTGGGAGAGATGGATGCGGAGCAGCTGTGGGAGACAACCATGGATCCGGAGCGCAGGATACTTCTGCGTGTCACCATGGATGAGGAAACCACGTCTGAAGTAGATTTGACCTTCACCACCCTCATGGGCGACCAGGTAGAACCCAGAAGGGAATTCATTGAGGCCAACGCGAAAAAGGTGAAGAACTTAGATATCTGA
- the gyrA gene encoding DNA gyrase subunit A produces MEPNVFDKVHEVDLKKTMEQSYIDYAMSVISARALPDVRDGLKPVQRRVLYSMIELNNGPDKPHRKCARIVGDTMGKYHPHGDSSIYGALVNMAQQWSTRYPLVDGHGNFGSVDGDGAAAMRYTEARLSKISMEMLADINKDTVDFVPNFDETEREPLVLPSRYPNLLVNGTSGIAVGMATNIPPHNLREIIGAVVKMIDNRVEEDRETSLEEIMEIVKGPDFPTGATILGRRGIEEAYRTGRAKIKVRAVTNIETMANGKSRIIVTELPYMVNKARLIEKIADLVKEKKIDGITYIGDESNREGMRINIELRRDVNANVILNQLLKHTQLQDTFGVIMLALINNQPKVLNLHQMLEEYLKHQEEVVTRRTQYDLNKAEERAHILKGLLIALDHIDEVIRIIRGSANVADAKNQLMERFGLSDAQSQAIVDMRLRALTGLEREKLENEYRELQAKIEELKAILADEKKLLTVIRDEIMIISDKYGDDRRTAIGYDDDMSMEDLIPDEDTIIAMTHLGYIKRMDVDNFRSQNRGGKGIKGMQTIEEDYIEDLLMTTNHHYMMFFTNTGRVYRLKAYEIPEAGRTARGTAIINLLQLMPEEKITAIIPMREFNDDKYLFMATQNGMVKKTPMVEYEHVRKNGLQAIVLRDGDELIEVKATDNTQDILLVTRKGMCIRFNETDVRVTGRVSIGVIGMRFEEDDEVIGMQMQSQGDSLLVVSENGMGKRTMITEFSSQNRGGKGVICYKCTDKTGYLVGAKLVNDGREIMIITTEGIIIRMKVDDISVIGRNTSGVKLMSINQDSDIKVASIAKVRESVTKDSNVYDEEYYKEESEADVDSDETV; encoded by the coding sequence ATGGAACCAAATGTATTTGACAAGGTTCATGAAGTAGACCTTAAGAAAACCATGGAACAGTCTTATATCGACTATGCCATGAGTGTTATCAGCGCCAGGGCCCTGCCTGATGTCAGGGACGGCCTTAAGCCCGTACAGAGGCGTGTGCTTTATTCCATGATAGAGCTGAACAACGGTCCGGATAAGCCGCATCGTAAGTGCGCCCGTATCGTCGGTGATACAATGGGTAAGTACCATCCCCATGGAGACAGCTCCATCTACGGCGCGCTGGTTAACATGGCGCAGCAGTGGTCCACCCGTTATCCCCTGGTGGACGGACACGGAAACTTTGGTTCTGTGGACGGCGACGGCGCGGCAGCCATGCGTTATACCGAGGCCCGCTTAAGCAAGATTTCCATGGAAATGCTGGCAGATATCAATAAAGATACCGTGGACTTCGTACCTAACTTCGATGAAACCGAGAGGGAGCCCCTTGTCCTTCCTTCCAGATACCCTAACCTGCTGGTAAACGGCACCTCCGGTATTGCCGTTGGTATGGCCACCAACATACCGCCTCACAATCTGAGGGAAATCATCGGCGCGGTGGTCAAGATGATTGACAACAGGGTGGAGGAGGATAGGGAGACCTCCCTGGAAGAAATCATGGAGATTGTAAAGGGACCTGATTTCCCCACTGGCGCCACCATTCTGGGAAGAAGAGGAATCGAGGAAGCTTACCGCACGGGCCGCGCGAAAATCAAGGTGCGCGCCGTGACCAACATAGAGACCATGGCCAACGGAAAGTCCAGAATTATTGTGACGGAACTTCCCTACATGGTAAATAAGGCACGTCTCATTGAGAAAATCGCAGACCTGGTCAAGGAAAAGAAAATTGACGGCATTACCTACATTGGAGATGAGTCTAACCGTGAAGGCATGCGGATCAACATAGAGCTGCGCCGGGATGTAAATGCCAATGTAATCCTGAACCAGCTGTTAAAGCATACCCAGCTTCAGGACACCTTCGGCGTTATCATGCTGGCTCTCATTAATAACCAGCCAAAGGTACTGAACCTGCACCAGATGCTGGAGGAGTACCTAAAGCATCAGGAAGAGGTAGTTACCAGAAGGACCCAGTATGATTTAAACAAGGCAGAAGAAAGAGCCCATATATTAAAGGGACTGCTCATTGCCCTGGATCACATTGACGAGGTAATCCGCATCATCCGCGGATCAGCTAATGTGGCGGATGCCAAGAACCAGTTGATGGAGCGCTTCGGGCTTTCCGACGCACAGTCACAGGCCATTGTGGATATGAGGCTCCGCGCTCTCACAGGTTTGGAACGTGAGAAGCTGGAGAACGAGTACAGGGAACTTCAGGCAAAGATCGAGGAGTTGAAGGCAATCCTTGCAGATGAGAAGAAGCTGCTTACCGTTATCCGGGACGAGATCATGATCATCTCTGATAAATACGGGGATGACCGCCGCACGGCCATTGGATATGACGACGATATGTCCATGGAGGACCTGATTCCGGACGAGGATACCATCATTGCTATGACCCATCTGGGTTATATCAAGCGCATGGACGTGGATAATTTCAGGAGCCAGAACAGGGGAGGTAAGGGAATCAAGGGCATGCAGACCATTGAGGAGGACTATATTGAGGACCTTCTCATGACCACCAACCATCACTATATGATGTTCTTTACCAATACCGGACGCGTATACCGTCTGAAGGCATATGAGATACCGGAGGCAGGACGTACGGCCAGGGGAACGGCTATTATAAACCTTCTGCAGCTGATGCCGGAGGAAAAGATTACGGCCATTATCCCCATGCGTGAATTCAACGATGACAAATATCTGTTCATGGCTACCCAAAACGGCATGGTCAAGAAAACGCCTATGGTTGAGTATGAGCATGTGCGCAAGAATGGACTTCAGGCCATTGTGCTTCGTGACGGCGATGAGCTGATAGAGGTAAAGGCAACAGATAATACCCAGGATATCCTTCTTGTCACACGCAAGGGAATGTGTATCCGTTTCAACGAGACAGACGTAAGAGTGACCGGCCGTGTATCTATAGGCGTCATCGGAATGCGTTTTGAGGAAGATGACGAAGTCATCGGAATGCAGATGCAGAGCCAGGGAGACAGCCTTCTGGTGGTTTCCGAGAACGGCATGGGCAAACGCACTATGATTACGGAATTCAGCTCCCAGAACAGGGGCGGAAAGGGTGTTATCTGCTACAAGTGTACGGATAAGACAGGTTATCTTGTAGGTGCCAAGCTGGTAAATGACGGCAGGGAAATCATGATAATAACGACAGAAGGCATTATTATCCGCATGAAGGTTGACGATATATCCGTGATTGGACGCAATACCTCCGGCGTCAAGCTTATGAGCATTAATCAGGATTCTGACATCAAGGTGGCAAGTATAGCCAAGGTAAGGGAAAGCGTTACCAAGGACAGCAATGTATATGATGAAGAGTATTACAAGGAAGAGAGCGAAGCAGATGTAGATTCAGATGAAACGGTTTAA
- a CDS encoding EAL domain-containing protein: MFNLKTSRFSSAEALRRLRDYDGEPVSPSEFIPLAEETGLIDDLSWIVLEEICMLFGQSRGKIDSVSINLSMQQFEDRSLSGRIHECLKRSGLSPDKLKIEVTERVLLQDMDYMKMIMEEMTGEGFGFYLDDFGTGYSNISCALSLPLEYIKLDRSLRKVHARR; encoded by the coding sequence GTGTTTAACTTAAAAACCAGCAGGTTCTCTTCCGCGGAAGCCCTTCGGCGTCTCAGGGATTATGACGGTGAACCCGTATCTCCGTCGGAATTCATACCTTTGGCAGAAGAGACCGGCCTTATCGATGACCTGAGCTGGATTGTGCTGGAGGAGATCTGCATGCTTTTCGGACAGAGTCGGGGCAAAATAGATTCCGTATCCATCAATCTTTCCATGCAGCAGTTCGAGGACCGCAGTCTCTCCGGGAGAATCCATGAATGTCTGAAACGGTCCGGACTCAGTCCGGATAAACTGAAAATTGAGGTTACGGAACGGGTCCTGCTCCAGGACATGGACTATATGAAAATGATTATGGAGGAGATGACAGGAGAAGGATTTGGGTTTTATCTGGATGATTTCGGTACCGGATATTCCAATATATCCTGCGCCCTGTCCCTTCCCCTTGAGTACATCAAGCTGGACAGAAGTCTACGGAAAGTCCATGCCCGAAGATGA